Proteins from a single region of Bos javanicus breed banteng chromosome 25, ARS-OSU_banteng_1.0, whole genome shotgun sequence:
- the LOC133238755 gene encoding salivary gland specific protein SAGSIN1 codes for MAAALSGLAVRLSRSAAARSYGVFCKGLTRTLLIFFDLAWRLRINFPYLYIVASMMLNVRLQVHIEIH; via the coding sequence ATGGCGGCGGCTCTGTCGGGCCTGGCTGTCCGGCTATCGCGCTCGGCCGCCGCCCGCTCTTATGGGGTCTTCTGCAAGGGGCTGACCCGCACGCTGCTCATTTTCTTCGACCTGGCCTGGCGCTTGCGTATCAACTTCCCCTACCTCTACATCGTGGCTTCCATGATGCTCAACGTCCGTCTGCAG